The genomic region ACGGTGCCGTCAGGCGCGATCCGGATTGCGAGCTCGGCATCGACGAGGTTGAGGCTTTCGGCGCGCAGATGCCCCATCAGCAGGCCCGCACCCGACAGCTTCACCTCGGCCTTCGGCGCGGTGGCGACAATGACGTGATCGTGGTCGCGCACGACGATATCACGGATGCGCACGGCGATGCGGATCCGCCCGGCCCGCTCGATCTGCGTGCCGCCGACCTCCACGGTGTTGCCGTGACCGATATTGTCCTCGATCGCGGCCGCGAGCCACGGCGTCGCAATGTCGAGATTGATGGGACCGGCGCCGAGCCGCCACCACAGCGCGCCGAAACAGCCGACGAAGATGACGACCAGGACACCGACGACCACGGCCACGCGCTTCAGCCAGCGACCGCCGCCCAACCAGCGGCGCAACGGCCCAAACCCGTCAGCGAAGCGATGGAAGCCCGAATTGGAACGCGACAACAGCCGGCGCGCCCGATGGCCCGCCGCCGCTTCCTGATCCGGATCCCAGTCGGCGTCGTCCCATTGCTGCTGCTCTGGTTGGCTGCCGCGCCGATCCAAATCCCGATTGTAATCCTGGGGCGACGTATTCCTTGCCATTGCCTCTCGATACAGGCGCCCGTCGTGGGATTGAGCGCCGCCGGGGCCGCAGCCGTCGACGGGAAGCGAAGCTTCCCGCGCCGGCATTGCCGCCATACCTCGAATATTCCTTCTGTTCGTCATGTCGCCCCGGGAGCGCGTTCAACGAGCAGTGGGGTGGTGCGTGGAATTCCTTGTAACCAGACTCCGGCGTCGTCAGACTCGCCCCGCCGAGGGCACGATTCCGGCATAGCGGAAAAGGGCTGCAATACCGCTTTGGTTGACCCGCCGAAAGCGACGAAAGGAAGGCGTATGTCCAAGAAATCCCGAAAGAAATCGTCCAAAACGCCCTCCGTCACTCCGACGGCTAAAAAGACGCCCGTGAAAGCGCGGGCTGCGACTCAAACCAAGCTCGCGAAAACACAGCGGACACCGGCGAGCAAATCAACTGGGACCATAGCAAGGACAGCATCGCATAAGGCCGCATCGAAACGGTTAAATTCTTCCAAATCGGCATCCGCGCCTGAAACGGCGGCGAAGGCCGGCTTGGCTGAGGGGCAGAAGGCTCCCGCCTTCCGCCTGCCCCGCGACGGCGGCGGCGTCGTCGCGCTGTCGGATTATACCGGCCAGAAGCTGGTCCTGTTCTTCTACCCCCGCGCCGACACGCCGGGCTGCACCAGGGAGGCCATCGATTTCACCCGGCTCACCGGCGCCTTCGCCAAGGCTGGCACCGCCGTGCTCGGTATCTCCGCCGATCCGGTCAAGGCTCAGGACAAGTTCCGGGACAAGCACGGTCTCGGCGTGCCCCTCATCTCGGACGAGACGCACGAGATGCTGGAGGGCCTACGGCGCCTGGGGCGAAAAGTCCATGTATGGCAAGAACTTCCTGGGAATTCTTCGCACCACGATGCTGCTTGGCGCCGACGGCAAGATCGCGCGGATCTGGCGCAATGTCCGGGTCGAAGGCCACGCCGACGAGGTGCTGGAAGCCGCAAGGAGCCTTTAACCAATCATTTAAATTCAAGGGGTTCCGTTTCCGGAAAATTAACCATGACCGGCCCAGATTGCCGCGGCAATTAGGCCGCACGGACTCATCCGATCGGCGCGGGAGTGCCGATGTCGAAAAAGTTCTGCCCAACTCTCGCAGTACCCCCAACATCACCCGCACGACCATGGACGGGCCTTTCATCGCCGTGCCGCCGCAGTGGCAACCGCGCTTCCCCTTCCGGACACCGACGACGCCTACACCATCGTGCATCACGGCAAGCAGGTTCGCCTGGGACCTGTGGTGTTCTGGATCGTGGTCGGCACTGTCGTGTTGCTCGGGCTCTGGTCGGCCGCAACCGCGACCTATTTCGCCTTCCGCGACGACGTCCTCACCCGGCTGATCGCCCGGCAGGCCGAGATGCAATACGCCTATGAGGACCGCATCGCCGAGCTGCGCGCCAAGGTCGACCGCACCACCAGCCGGCAGCTGCTCGACCAGGAGCAGTTCGACCAGAAGCTCGACCAGATCATGAAGCGCCAGACGGCGCTGGAGTCCCGTGCCACGGCGCTCGGGTCCATGCCGGACGTGACCGGATCGATTCCACGTTCCACCCCGCAGCGTGGCGATGCCAGCCAGACGACGCAGGGCACGCCAAAGCCCTCGCCGATCAGCGACACCGTGATCTTCGTGGCGCCGCCGGATCGCGAAGCGCGGCTCGAATCGCGCGCGCCGACCCTCGCAGCTCCGCCCGTCAATCAATTCGCCAAGAACCAGGGGTTCGACAACGTCGTCGTTCGGCTCACGACCTCGCTGGACCAGGTCGAGCGTCGCCAGATGGCGGCGCTCAACGCCGTCGAGGAAGGCATGGATTCGCGCATGCGCCGGATGCGCGGCGTCGTCAGCGATCTCGGCCTGAACCTCGCAAATCTCGAAGCCGCCGTGCCGCGCACCGCGATGGGCGGGCCGTTCGTGCCTGTTAAAATCACCGCCAGTTCGGGGCCGTTCGAGAAGCAGCTCTATCGCATCAACAACACCCGAGCCGAGATGGACCGGCTCAATCGCACGCTCGCGCTCGTGCCCTATCGCAAGCCCGTCATCGGCGAGGTCGAGTTCACCTCCGGCTTCGGCGTGCGCAGCGATCCGTTCCTCGGCCGGCCCGCGATGCATACCGGGCTCGACTTCCGCGCCGCGAGCGGCGATCCCGTTCGCGTCACCGCCAACGGCAAGGTCGTCTCGGCCGGCTGGTCCGGCGGCTACGGCCGCATGATCGAGGTCGATCACGGCAATGGCCTTGCGACGCGCTATGGCCATCTCTCCGAGATCAATGTCCGGGTCGGCGAGATCGTGAGAATCGGCCAGGTCGTTGGTCTCGTCGGGTCGACCGGCCGTTCCACCGGGCCGCATCTGCACTATGAAACCCGGATCGACGGCGAAGCGGTCGATCCGCAGAAGTTCTTGCGCGCCGGCGTGCGACTCAGCGCGGGCTAGGCTCGTTGAGAGCGCGCTCGTCTCGTCCCAGGTTTACATGGCGGAACTTCGGAGTTCCCTTCGCGTTAGGTCGCAGGTCCTCAATGGCGCGATCTTCTGATGCAACAGACCCATACGAAAGCTCGTCCGGCCAAGGGCAAAGCGGACCAGCCACGTAACAACGCGGCTCAACTCTTCAGCGATATTGCTAACCGAACATCTCAAGCGGCCGGGCGAGCGCTGACATTCATGATTGCAGCCGGCATCATCCTGGTTTGGGCGGTCACCGGTCCCATCTTCCATTACTCCGACACATGGCAGTTGGTGATCAACACCGGCACCACCATCGTGACATTCCTGATGGTCTTCCTGATTCAGAATTCCCAGAATCGCGATAGCGCGGCCATTCAGGTGAAGCTCGACGAACTGATCCGGGTGAGCGCGGTGCAAAATTCCTTCGTGGGAATTGAGCATTTGACCGACGACGAGCTCGACGAGATCCGCACCAAATGTGAGCTTCGCGCCAAGGCCGAAAAGGTCGGAGACGAGACAGTCAAGAATACCGGCAAGAAGGCGAAACGCGCCGCCGATCTCGTCACCGAATAAGCGGACGGATGCCGGGAACGACGAGGTGCGCAGCTTCGTTCGCAATCGCAACGCTTCGGCAGGCTCGCCCCGTCTTCATCACACCAGGCAACTGGCCCGCCGCGGAGCCAGCCCTGACTATTGGCCGCGCTCGTGGCCGACCTCACCGGTGATGACGTCGCCGAACAACTCCCAAGCCTGGCCGTTGAAGCGCATCAGCTGCATCTGCTCGATCGGAAAATAATCGTCGGCCGAAGTGTTGACCATGATCCCGGGCAGCATCAGGTCGGTGTGAAAATCCTTCAGGCTGGTGGCCTGCTTCATCACGTTGTCACGGGTGAGATTGTCGCCGCACTGCCTCAGCACCTGCGCCATCGCCTCCGCCTGGACGTAGCCATAAAGGTTGTTGGCGTTGGTCTTGTCCCCTTCGGGATAGTACTTATCCATGAAGGTGCGCCACGCGACGACCGCCGGATCCTTGTCCCAGGTCGGGTCGGTCGGATCCTTCAAATATGCTGTCGAGATGATATCCTTGGCATAGTCGAGCCCGGCGGGCTTGAGCACCGAGGCGATCGAGGTAGCCGTATTGGCGAGGAAGAATTTTGGCTTCCAGCCGAGCTCGCCGACCTTCCGGATCGCCTGTGCCGAGCCTTTCGGCGCGGCCCATGAGAAGAAGATGTCGGCGCCGGAATCGTGAAGCGCAACGATCTGCGAGTCGATCGAGGGATCGCTGACCTCATAGGATTTGTCGGCGATGATCATATCGGCCTTGTCACCGAGTCCGTCCTTCAGGCCCTTGAACTGGTCCTTGCCAGCATCGTCGTTTTGCCAAAGAACTGCGATCTTGCTGTTGGGGAAGTTGTCGCGGATATACTTCGCGTAGATCCGCCCCTCGCTCTGGTAGTTCGGCTGGAAGCCCATGGTCCAAGGGAAATTCTTGGGGTCGCCGAATTTGGTGCCGCCGGAGGCGACGAAGAGCTGCGGCACCTTCTTGGCGTTCATGTATTTCATGATGGCGGAGTTCGAAGGCGTGCCGAGCGGCTGGAAGATCAGCAACACCTCGTCGCTCTCGACCAGCTTGCGCGCCTGCTCGATCGCCTTTGGCGGCGAATATGCGTCGTCATAGCTGATGAAATTGATCTTGCGACCGTTGATGCCGCCCTGGTCGTTGATCATCTTGAAGAACGCGGCCTCGGTCTTGCCGATCACGCCATAGGACGACGCCGGCCCGCTATAGGGCATGATGTTGCCGAGCTTGATTTCGGTGTCGGTGGCGCCGGGATCGTATTTCTTCTGCGCCAGGGCCGGCGTCGTGACGAGCACGCCGGCAGCAAGAATGGCGAGGGCAGCAAGGTTATTGCGACGACCCAGCATCGTTCTCTCCCCTGTTTTGTAGTCTTGTTTTGCCGAGAGTGTCGCAAGCTCGCTTACGGCTGGCAAGCGCCGCGATTTTCCGTGAGATGAAACGAGCGCTCCAGAACTATGTGCCGCGCCGCAGCAGGTCCAGAACGCGCCCGTCGATCACCAGCAATGCGCTGCCGATCACGATCGCGCCCGCGATCTCTCGCATCCAGATCGGCTCGCCCAGCACAAGCCATCCCAGAAGAATGGCGGTGACGGGAATGAGCAGTGTCACCAGCATCACATTGGTCGCGCCCGACCGCCGCAGGATCTGGAAGAAGACGATATAGGCGAGCGCCGTCGACAACCCGGCAAGGCCAAGCACCGCCAGCCAAATCGTCACGCCCGGCATTGGGAAACGCCACGGCTGCTCCATTGCGCCAGCGACGATCGCCATCATCACCGTGGAAGCCATCAGTTGAAACGCGGCCGTCCCCAGCGGGGCTGCGTCCTTCAACAACCGCCGCGCCGCCAGCGCGGCAAAGCCATAGCTCAAGGCGCCACCGAGACAGAGCAGGATGCCGAGCCCCTGCCCCGCCCGTGTCTCGACGCCCCATCCGCGCAGGATGATCACGCCGGCGAGACCCAGTGCCACGCCGACGACGCGCCGCAGCCGCAAAGCCTCTTCGCCTGCCGCCGCCATCACGATGACCGTGAAGAGTGGCGTGGTGGCATTCAGGATCGACGCCAGCCCGCTCGGAATGAAGGTCTGGCCGACCACTATCAGCGAGAACGGAATGACGTTGTTGAGGAGCCCAATCGCGACGAACGGCTTCCAGCCGGCGATGCCCTTGGGAAAGCCAATACCCTGGATACGGAGCAGCGGTAGCAGAATGGCGGCGCCAAGTGCAACGCGCAAAAGCACCAGCGTGAGCGGCGGCAATTCCCGCAGCGCCGCGCCGTTGAAAAAGAACGAGCCGCCCCAGAGCACCGAGAGCACCGTGAGCAGCGACCAGTCGCGCGCGTCGATACGGTTGTCGTTCGGGGATGGGCGTCTCACAGCGATGGTCCGATCTGCTAGGACTGCGCGACCAGAATTGCCACCCGATTTCCGGGTAAAGGGCGAGATTCAGGATCGATCGCGACTTCGCGCGTCAACCGCGATATCCGCAACCACCGCCCCAATGACCAGGGCACCGCCAACAAGGGCGTGGACAGCAGGTATCTCGCGAAAGGCAATCCAGATCCAGAACGGCATCAGCGGCGTTTCCAGCGTCGCAATCAGGGAAGCCTGGCTCGACGGCAGGAGGCGCGAGCCGAGCATGTAGAATGTCAGCCCCAGCGCCACCTGAAAGCAGCCGAACATCGCGAGGATCGCGAGGTTGGCGCTGTCGATATGGACGAGGTCGTGCGCAAACGGAAGGCTGACGAGGCTTCCCAGGAAATTCGACAACGCCGCCGCTGCCACCATCGATGTCTCCTGGTAGCGTCGGATCACAACCGTCATCGCCGAGATGGCGAGTACCATGAGGCAACTCAGCGCCACGCCTCCAACATCAGCCCCGGCTTCGATGCCTCCGACCGTGATGGCGACGCCGCCAAAGGCAACGAGGCTCGCGATCAGGGTACGCCATGTTACGGCTTCGCCAAGCCACAGCCACGCCAGCGCCGCGGCCACGAACGGCTGCGTGGAGATCAGCACAGCCACATTCATCACCTTGGTCATCTGGAGCGCGGGGATGAAGGAAACCATGCCGAGCGTGGACAATGAGGCGACGAGCAAGCCGCCGCGTCCCGGCGCCACCAATTGCCGCAGCGCGCCGCGTCCCTGCATCACGACGAGAAACACCGAGATCAGACTGCCGCCGAACACGCCGCGCCAGAACAGAATGGTCCAGGGATCGAACGGCAACAGACGTGTGAAGAACGGCGCCGTGCTCCAGGCAATCGCAGCTGATATGACGAGGGCAATGCCGAGACCGCGTTCCGAACGAGGCTGCCCCATGTCGATGCGGCCGCTAGGACGGTTTCTTCGGCCGCGACACCAGTTCGATCATCTTGCCTTCGTCGTCGTCAGGCATCGCGGCCTTCGCTTGCGCGTAGGCTTCCACCGCGGCGCGCGCGACCAGCGGCTTGTCGGCCAGCAGGCTCTCGGCGAGCTTCACCGCGTAGGCGGCATCCTTGTGCCGCAGCGCTGCCGTGAATGTCGCGCCGGAGAAATCGCGGGAGACCATGCGCTTGGAATGACGCTGCACCTGCGGGCTCGCGGCCACGCCAGCCTGAATCGACTCCAGCACGAGGTTCATGTCGAGCCCGGCCTGCTCGGCAATGGCAAGCCCCTCGGCGAGGCCGGCGATCTGGATCGCGCCCATCAGATTGTTGATCAGCTTGTAGACCGTGCCGGAACCGACCGCGCCGAAATGGCGGATGGTCGAGCCGATCGGCGTCAGATAAGGCCGCGCGCGTTCGAGATCGGCGGCATCGGCACCAACGAGCAACGTCAGCTTTCCGCTCGCGGCCGCATCCGGCAATCCCGTCACGGGGCAATCGATATAGATCAGCCCGCGAGCGTTCATCTCGCGGCCCATCTCGCGCGCATGGTCATAGGAGACGGTGGAGCATTCGATCGCAATGGTGCCGGCCTTCGCGGTCTTGGCTGCGCCCTCGGGCCCGAGCCAGACCGCACGCGAGGCCTCATCATCGGCGACCATGGTCACGACGGCGTCGGCGTCGATCGCCGCGTCCTCAGGCGAGGTCGCCCAGAGCGCGCCGCGCGCGATCAGGTCTTCCGCTTTTGTTTTACTGCGATTCCACAGCGTCACCGTGAAGCCAGCATCGAGATAGCGGCCGGCCATGCCATGGCCCATCCGCCCAAGCCCGATGAAGGCGATCCGGGGCATCAGTCGACGTCCTCGATGTCGGCGCCGGGAGTGCCGAAGGCGCGCTGCGCCAGGGTCGCGGCCATGAAGTCGTCGAGATCGCCACCGAGCACGCCTGATGTGTCGGAGGTCTGCACACCCGTGCGCAGGTCCTTCACCATCTGGTAGGGCTGGAGCACGTAGGAGCGGATCTGGTGGCCCCAGCCGATGTCGGTTTTGGCGGCCTGGTCGGCGGCGGCCTTCTCTTCGCGCCGCTTCAGCTCGATCTGGTAAAGCCGCGCGCGGAGCATGTCCCAGGCCTGCGCCTTGTTCTTGTGCTGCGAGCGGCCGGCCTGGCAGACCACGGCGACACCGGTCGGGATATGCGTCAGCCGCACCGCGGACTCGGTCTTGTTGACGTGCTGGCCGCCGGCACCACCGGAGCGCATGGTGTCGACGCGGACGTCGGATTCCTTGATGTCGATCTTGATGGTGTCGTCGATCACCGGAAACACAGCGACGGACGAGAACGAGGTGTGCCGCCGCGCGTTGGAATCGAACGGCGAGATCCGCACCAGGCGATGCACGCCCGCCTCGGTCTTCAGCCAGCCATAGGCATTGTGGCCGGAGACCTGGATGGTCGCGGACTTGATGCCGGCCTCTTCGCCCTCGGACTCTTCCAGCACCTCGACCTTGAAGCCGTGGGTTTCGGCCCAGCGCGAGTACATGCGAAGCAGCATCTGGGCCCAGTCCTGGCTTTCGGTGCCACCGGCGCCGGCATGCACTTCGAGATAGGAATCGAAACTATCCGCCTCGCCCGACAGCAACGCCTCGAGCTCGCGCCGGGCGACTTCCTTCTTGAGGGTCTTGAGCGCGGCTTCGGCTTCCTTGACAACGCCCTCATCGCCCTCGGCTTCGCCGAGCTCGATCATGCCGATGTCGTCTTCGAGCTCCTGCTCGACCTTGCCGATGCCGGAGAGCGCATCCTCAAGCGAGGTGCGCTCCTGCATCAATTTCTGGGCTTTCTGGGGATCGTTCCAGAGATTGGGATCTTCTGCGAGCTTGTTCAGCTCAGCGAGGCGCGCCGTCGATTTCTCGACGTCAAAGATGCCTCCTCAGCAGCCCGACAGACTGCTTGATCTCTTCTACCAACCGTTCGATTTCGGCGCGCATGTGGTTCTCTGGTCTCGCGGAATTTTTCCGCGTCTAATGACAACGGGATGTAGCGGCGGCGGCTGCAAAGCGCAACCGCCGCGGCGACGAACGTCTGTCTTGTCCTAAGCCTTAGTACAGCCCGCCGGTGCCCGGCCGCATGAAGAAACCGGAATCCGGCTGCTGCTGCTGCGACGCCGGCACGCCGCCTCGCCCATCGGCATCGGCAACGCCGATGACGGAGTAGTTATCCGGCGGCGCCGTGCCCGGCTTGAAGGCTTCGAGAATGGTTCCGCCGGTCTCGCCCGGACCGGCGCGCATGCCGGACTTGGCGACGACCCGCACCAGCTTGATGCCGGCCGGCACCTTGAACGGGACCGCGGGCTTGTCGGCGAGCGCGAGCTGGAGGAAGTCGCGTGCGATGGGAGCTGCGAGATGGCCGCCGGTCGCGGCGTTGCCCTTGCCGAGCGGACGCGGTTTGTCATAGCCCATATAGATGGCAACGGCGACGTCGGGCGAGAAGCCGACGAACCAGGCGTCCTTGGCCTCGTTGGTGGTGCCGGTCTTGCCGGCGATCGGCTTGCCGACCTGCTTGACCACGGTCGCGGTACCGGCCTGGACCACGCCTTCCATCAGCTCGGTGATCTGATAGGCGGTCATGGAATCCAGCACCTGCTCGCGGCGGTCGATCAGCTGCGGCTCGTTCTGGTTCTTCCAGCCGCCGGGCGCGTCACAGCCACGGCATTCGCGCTGGTCGTGCTTGAAGATGGTGTGGCCGTAGCGATCCTGGATGCGGTCGATCAGGGTCGGCTTCACCCGGCGGCCGCCATTGGCGAGCATCGAATAGGCCGTGACCATGCGCATCGCCGTGGTCTCGCCGGCGCCGAGCGCGTAGGACAGATAGTTCGGCAGTTCGTCATAGACACCGAAGCGGCGGGCATATTCGCCGATCAAGGGCATGCCGATGTCCTGGGCGAGGCGCACCGTCACCGTGTTGAGCGACTGCCGCAATGCGTTGCGCAGCGTCACCGGCCCCTGGAATTTGCCCGAGGAGAAGTTTTCAGGCCGCCACACGCCCGCGCCCTGGCCTTGATCGATTTCGATCGGGGCGTCGAGCACGACAGTCGAAGGCGTATAGCCGTTGTCGAGCGCAGCCGAATAGACGATCGGCTTGAACGACGAACCGGGCTGCCGATAGGCCTGCGTGGCGCGGTTGAACTGGCTCTGGTCGAAGGAGAAGCCGCCGACCATCGCCAGCACGCGGCCGGTCCAGGGGTCCATCACCACCATCGCGCCGGAGACTTCGGGGATCTGGCGCAGGCGGTATTGGCCTTCGACAGGTTGGGCGTCCTTGTAGAGCGGATCGGCGTAGATCACGTCACCGGGCTGGAGCACCTGCGACACCGCGCTCGCCGCCCTGCCCTTCGCAGCCCCAGAGGCCGCTCTTGCCCATTTGATGCCGTCGAGCGTGATGAGGCCGGTCTCGCGCTGCTTGCTGATGGCGCCGCCGAGTTCGCGGCTCGGCTGGAAGCCGATGCGCGCCGACTGGTCGCTGGTCTCCAGCACCACGGCCATGCGCCATGGCGAGATATCGGACAGAGACTTGATCTCGGCGAGCTTCACGCCCCAGTCGCCAGAAATGTCGAGCTTGCTGATGGCGCCGCGATAGCCCTGCTGCTCGTCATAGTTGACGAGACCGGCGACCATGGTCTTGCGCGCCATGACCTGAATCTTGGGATCGAGTGTGGTGCGGACCGAGAGACCGCCCTCGTATAACTTCTTCTCGCCATAACGCTCGAAGATGTCACGGCGCACTTCCTCGGCGAAATATTCGCCGGCGAAGGTGTGGGCGCCGTTGGAACGGCTGGTAACGGCCAGCGGCTCCTTGCGCGCCTTGTCGGCATCGGCCTGCTTGACCCAGCCGTTCTCAACCAGACGATCGATAACGTAATTGCGGCGCTCGATGGCGCGGTCGCGGTTGCGGACAGGATGCAGCGTCGCGGGCATCTTCGGCAGCGCCGCGAGATAGGACGCTTCCGCCACGGTCAGCTCGTTCACCGACTTGTCGAAATAAACCAGCGACGCAGCCGCGATTCCGTAGGCACCTAAGCCCAGATAGATTTCATTCAAATACAGCTCGAGGATCTTGTCCTTCGAGTAGGTCTTCTCGATCCGCATCGCCAGCAAGGCTTCCTTGATCTTGCGCGCGAAGGAGACCTCGTTGGTCAGAAGGAAGTTCTTGGCGACCTGCTGGGTGATCGTGGAAGCGCCCTGCGGACGGCGGTTGGAGCCGTAGTTCTGGATGTAGACCACGCCGGCCCGCGCCATGCCGGTGTAGTCGATGCCGCCATGCTCGTAGAAATTCTTGTCCTCGGCCGCAAGGAAGGCGTTGATCACGAGTTTCGGCACCGCCTGGATCGGCAGGTACAGCCGCCGCTCCTTGGCGTATTCGCCGAGCAGCGAGCCGTCGGTCGCGTGCACGCGGGTCATCACCGGCGGCTCGTAATCCTGAAGCTGAGAGTAGTCCGGCAAGTCCTTGGAGAAATGCCAGATCAGGCCTGCGACGGCACCGACCCCGACAAGGAACAACACCGTTCCCGCGGCGAACAGGAAGCCCATGAACCGCACCAGCAAGCGCATTATCTGTTTATCCGTTCAAACTCTGGATCAGCCCAAAGATCAGCCCTGGCACCAGAAACAGGCACCAAACCATCGCGAATTCACCGGCTTTACTCAATACTATTAGTGCCGGACTCAAGGCGCTTGCCGAGCGGGATTCTCGCCGATTCCGGAACCCCCTGCGGCGTTTTTATAAAGCGCCCGCTGTGGCCAAACTAGGGCTTTTGCGGCGGGACGGAAAATCACTCTCAATTCGACGATCCCCGGGTCGTCAATATGACGATCCCCCGGTCGTCAATTCGACGATCCGGCCGTGGCCATCCGTTTGGCCAAAAATCCATCGATCGCCTGCGCCATCGAGCCCACGGCACGCGACCGCCATCCCTCGGAGACCAGATGCTCGAGGTCGCCCTTGTTGGAGACATAGCCGATCTCCACCAGGACCGACGGCACGTCGGGGGCCTTCAGCACCCGGAAGCCGGCTGACTTCAGGGGATGCTTGTGCATCCGCACCGTCGACTTCATTTCGCCCATCAACAGGCGGGCAAAACGGCTTGAAAAGGTACGGGTTTCCCGCTGGGTGAGATCGATCAGGATGTCGGCGACATCGGTCGGCTCCTCCGCGAGGTTGAAGCCGGCAATGGCGTCCGCCCGGTTTTCCGCATCCGCCAGCCGCTGCGCCTCGGCGTCGGAGGCCTTGTCGGACAACGTGTAGATGGTCGCGCCCTGCGCATCGCCCTCGGCGCGCGGCAGCGCGTCGGCATGGATCGAGACGAACAACGCCGCCTTGAGGTTGCGGGCGACTTTGACCCGGTCGTTGAGCGGGATGAAGGTGTCGTCGTCACGTGTCATCACCACGCGATATTTGCCGGTCTTTTCCAGCCGTTCGCGCAGCGCCAGGCCAAAGGCCAGCACCAGATTCTTCTCGCTCTCGCCGCTCGACTGCGTGCCGTTGTCGATGCCGCCATGGCCGGGATCGATGACGACCACCGCGCGGCCATCGGCCTTCTGGCCGGCTTCAGGGTGGGCAGATGCGGGAACCGTCGCGGGCGGCGGATCGGCAATAGCCGGCCGCAGCTCAGGACGGTTTTCCGGAGCCAGCGACGGCACGAAGGCGGTGCGCTCGACCTCCTCCATTTCGAGCACCAGCCGCGCCGGCTGGCCGTTGGCAGCCTCCACCACGTAGGAATTGGCGATCTTGGCCGGGCCCGTCAGGTCGAACACGATTCGGGAGCCGCCGGGCATCACCAGCCCATAGCGGAAGGCCTTGACCAGTCCGCGTCCGCCGGACCCGGTGCCGGCGGGAAGTTGAAAATTGACCTGGGGAACGTCGACCACCACCCGATAC from Bradyrhizobium lupini harbors:
- a CDS encoding DMT family transporter translates to MGQPRSERGLGIALVISAAIAWSTAPFFTRLLPFDPWTILFWRGVFGGSLISVFLVVMQGRGALRQLVAPGRGGLLVASLSTLGMVSFIPALQMTKVMNVAVLISTQPFVAAALAWLWLGEAVTWRTLIASLVAFGGVAITVGGIEAGADVGGVALSCLMVLAISAMTVVIRRYQETSMVAAAALSNFLGSLVSLPFAHDLVHIDSANLAILAMFGCFQVALGLTFYMLGSRLLPSSQASLIATLETPLMPFWIWIAFREIPAVHALVGGALVIGAVVADIAVDARSRDRS
- a CDS encoding NAD(P)-dependent oxidoreductase — protein: MPRIAFIGLGRMGHGMAGRYLDAGFTVTLWNRSKTKAEDLIARGALWATSPEDAAIDADAVVTMVADDEASRAVWLGPEGAAKTAKAGTIAIECSTVSYDHAREMGREMNARGLIYIDCPVTGLPDAAASGKLTLLVGADAADLERARPYLTPIGSTIRHFGAVGSGTVYKLINNLMGAIQIAGLAEGLAIAEQAGLDMNLVLESIQAGVAASPQVQRHSKRMVSRDFSGATFTAALRHKDAAYAVKLAESLLADKPLVARAAVEAYAQAKAAMPDDDEGKMIELVSRPKKPS
- a CDS encoding ABC transporter substrate-binding protein; translation: MLGRRNNLAALAILAAGVLVTTPALAQKKYDPGATDTEIKLGNIMPYSGPASSYGVIGKTEAAFFKMINDQGGINGRKINFISYDDAYSPPKAIEQARKLVESDEVLLIFQPLGTPSNSAIMKYMNAKKVPQLFVASGGTKFGDPKNFPWTMGFQPNYQSEGRIYAKYIRDNFPNSKIAVLWQNDDAGKDQFKGLKDGLGDKADMIIADKSYEVSDPSIDSQIVALHDSGADIFFSWAAPKGSAQAIRKVGELGWKPKFFLANTATSIASVLKPAGLDYAKDIISTAYLKDPTDPTWDKDPAVVAWRTFMDKYYPEGDKTNANNLYGYVQAEAMAQVLRQCGDNLTRDNVMKQATSLKDFHTDLMLPGIMVNTSADDYFPIEQMQLMRFNGQAWELFGDVITGEVGHERGQ
- a CDS encoding peptidoglycan DD-metalloendopeptidase family protein, which produces MRSARECRCRKSSAQLSQYPQHHPHDHGRAFHRRAAAVATALPLPDTDDAYTIVHHGKQVRLGPVVFWIVVGTVVLLGLWSAATATYFAFRDDVLTRLIARQAEMQYAYEDRIAELRAKVDRTTSRQLLDQEQFDQKLDQIMKRQTALESRATALGSMPDVTGSIPRSTPQRGDASQTTQGTPKPSPISDTVIFVAPPDREARLESRAPTLAAPPVNQFAKNQGFDNVVVRLTTSLDQVERRQMAALNAVEEGMDSRMRRMRGVVSDLGLNLANLEAAVPRTAMGGPFVPVKITASSGPFEKQLYRINNTRAEMDRLNRTLALVPYRKPVIGEVEFTSGFGVRSDPFLGRPAMHTGLDFRAASGDPVRVTANGKVVSAGWSGGYGRMIEVDHGNGLATRYGHLSEINVRVGEIVRIGQVVGLVGSTGRSTGPHLHYETRIDGEAVDPQKFLRAGVRLSAG
- a CDS encoding DMT family transporter, which gives rise to MRRPSPNDNRIDARDWSLLTVLSVLWGGSFFFNGAALRELPPLTLVLLRVALGAAILLPLLRIQGIGFPKGIAGWKPFVAIGLLNNVIPFSLIVVGQTFIPSGLASILNATTPLFTVIVMAAAGEEALRLRRVVGVALGLAGVIILRGWGVETRAGQGLGILLCLGGALSYGFAALAARRLLKDAAPLGTAAFQLMASTVMMAIVAGAMEQPWRFPMPGVTIWLAVLGLAGLSTALAYIVFFQILRRSGATNVMLVTLLIPVTAILLGWLVLGEPIWMREIAGAIVIGSALLVIDGRVLDLLRRGT
- the prfB gene encoding peptide chain release factor 2 (programmed frameshift), whose protein sequence is MRAEIERLVEEIKQSVGLLRRHLDVEKSTARLAELNKLAEDPNLWNDPQKAQKLMQERTSLEDALSGIGKVEQELEDDIGMIELGEAEGDEGVVKEAEAALKTLKKEVARRELEALLSGEADSFDSYLEVHAGAGGTESQDWAQMLLRMYSRWAETHGFKVEVLEESEGEEAGIKSATIQVSGHNAYGWLKTEAGVHRLVRISPFDSNARRHTSFSSVAVFPVIDDTIKIDIKESDVRVDTMRSGGAGGQHVNKTESAVRLTHIPTGVAVVCQAGRSQHKNKAQAWDMLRARLYQIELKRREEKAAADQAAKTDIGWGHQIRSYVLQPYQMVKDLRTGVQTSDTSGVLGGDLDDFMAATLAQRAFGTPGADIEDVD
- a CDS encoding low affinity iron permease family protein; translated protein: MQQTHTKARPAKGKADQPRNNAAQLFSDIANRTSQAAGRALTFMIAAGIILVWAVTGPIFHYSDTWQLVINTGTTIVTFLMVFLIQNSQNRDSAAIQVKLDELIRVSAVQNSFVGIEHLTDDELDEIRTKCELRAKAEKVGDETVKNTGKKAKRAADLVTE